A single Cucumis melo cultivar AY chromosome 4, USDA_Cmelo_AY_1.0, whole genome shotgun sequence DNA region contains:
- the LOC103503981 gene encoding putative pentatricopeptide repeat-containing protein At1g19290, whose amino-acid sequence MLWYSSTSIHRLYSYLLLRNSLHVSRTLQWKFGDELKLSQPDLVDRISRLLVLRRFDALANLSFSFSNELMDLVLRNLRLNPDASLEFFKLASKQPKFRPDVSSYCKIVHILSRARMYKEVRVYLNELVVLCKNNYIASAVWDELVRVYREFSFSPTVFDMILKVYAEKGMTKFALCVFDNMGKCGRVPSLRSCNSLLSNLVQNGEAFKALLVYEQMIALGVLPDIFSYTIMVNAYCKEGRVDEAFNFVKEMERSCCEPNVITYNSLIDGYVSLGDVSGAKKVLALMSEKGIPKNSRTYTLLIKGYCKRGQMEQAEKLIGYMEEKNLFVDEHVYGVLIHAYCSAGRLDDALRIRDAMLKVGLKMNTVICNSLINGYCKLGHVNKAAEVLVSMKDWNLKPDSYGYSTLLDGFCKQEDFKEAFKLCDEMHNKGVDFTVVTYNTLLKNLFHFGYVEHALRIWNLMHKRGVAPNEVSYCTLLDAFFKVGTFDRAMMIWKDALSKGFTKSRTLYNTMICGFCKMGKLVQAQEIFLKMKELGFPPDEITYRTLIDGYCKVGNVVEALKLKDMAEREGISASIEMYNSLITGIFRSEELQKLNGLLAEMKNRELSPNVVTYGSLIAGWCDKGMMNKAYNAYFKMIDEGIAPNITIGSKIVSSLYRLGKIDEASSILHRMANIDPIAAHAHSIELPKSDLRHHETKKIVDSFDEKAMSIPMSNNIVYNIAITGLCKSKNIDDVRRILSDLLLRGFRPDNYTYCSLIHACSAVGKVNEAFCLRDDMINAGLVPNIVVYNALINGLCKSGNLDRAKRLFHKLAQKGLSPTVVTYNILIDGYCKGGRTIDALKLKNKMREEGLSPSSITYSTLIHGLDKEGKSKQSVELLNEMMKAGKESSVMDPLVARVYVKWRDKLSELAP is encoded by the coding sequence ATGCTCTGGTACTCTTCAACCTCCATTCATCGCTTATATTCTTATCTACTTCTTCGGAACTCGCTTCACGTATCTCGAACTCTTCAATGGAAGTTCGGCGACGAATTGAAGCTGAGCCAACCGGATTTGGTTGACCGCATTTCCCGCCTCCTAGTCCTTCGACGATTCGATGCCCTCGCCAACCTCTCTTTCAGTTTCTCCAACGAACTGATGGATTTAGTGCTTCGGAATCTCAGATTAAACCCTGATGCTTCCTTAGAGTTCTTCAAATTGGCATCTAAACAACCGAAATTTAGACCAGATGTTAGTTCCTATTGCAAGATTGTCCATATATTATCGAGGGCTCGAATGTACAAGGAGGTTAGGGTGTATTTGAATGAACTTGTGGTTCTATGCAAAAACAACTACATTGCATCTGCAGTGTGGGATGAGCTTGTAAGGGTTTATAGAGAATTTTCCTTTTCTCCTACTGTGTTTGATATGATTTTGAAGGTTTATGCTGAGAAAGGAATGACAAAATTTGCACTGTGTGTGTTTGACAATATGGGTAAGTGTGGTCGTGTTCCAAGTTTGAGGTCCTGCAATAGTTTATTGAGTAATTTGGTCCAGAATGGAGAAGCCTTCAAGGCTCTGCTTGTTTATGAACAAATGATTGCATTAGGCGTTCTTCCCGATATTTTTAGCTATACAATAATGGTGAATGCTTATTGTAAGGAAGGGAGAGTGGATGAAGCCTTCAATTTTGTGAAAGAAATGGAGAGGTCATGTTGTGAACCAAACGTAATAACTTACAATAGTTTGATTGATGGTTATGTCAGTCTAGGAGATGTTTCTGGGGCAAAAAAGGTGTTAGCTTTGATGTCTGAAAAGGGCATTCCTAAAAATTCCAGAACTTATACTTTGTTGATAAAAGGTTATTGCAAGAGAGGTCAGATGGAGCAGGCTGAGAAGCTAATTGGGTACATGGAGGAGAAGAATTTGTTTGTTGACGAGCATGTTTATGGAGTGTTAATACATGCATATTGCAGCGCTGGTAGATTAGATGATGCTCTTAGAATAAGGGATGCAATGTTGAAAGTAGGATTAAAAATGAATACTGTAATTTGCAACTCACTTATTAATGGGTATTGTAAGCTTGGTCATGTTAATAAAGCAGCGGAAGTGCTCGTTAGTATGAAAGATTGGAACTTGAAACCGGATTCTTATGGCTATAGCACTCTTCTTGATGGTTTTTGTAAACAAGAAGATTTCAAGGAGGCTTTCAAACTTTGTGATGAGATGCATAACAAAGGAGTTGATTTTACTGTTGTGACTTATAATACCCTCCTTAAGAATTTGTTCCATTTTGGTTATGTTGAGCACGCGTTGCGTATTTGGAACTTAATGCATAAAAGAGGTGTGGCACCTAACGAGGTTAGCTATTGTACACTTTTAGATGCATTTTTCAAAGTAGGTACTTTTGATAGAGCTATGATGATATGGAAGGATGCACTATCGAAGGGTTTTACAAAGAGCAGAACTCTTTATAATACCATGATTTGTGGCTTTTGTAAGATGGGGAAATTAGTGCAAGCACAAGAGATTTTTCTTAAGATGAAGGAACTTGGTTTTCCACCTGATGAAATAACATATCGAACTCTAATTGATGGATATTGTAAAGTTGGAAATGTGGTAGAAGCCTTAAAATTGAAGGACATGGCGGAGAGAGAAGGAATAAGCGCTTCCATTGAAATGTACAATTCTCTTATTACTGGTATTTTTAGATCTGAAGAATTACAGAAATTGAATGGTCTTCTAGCTGAGATGAAGAACCGAGAACTATCTCCCAATGTTGTAACTTATGGCTCCCTTATAGCTGGTTGGTGTGACAAAGGGATGATGAACAAAGCATATAATGCATACTTTAAGATGATCGACGAAGGGATTGCACCTAATATTACCATCGGCAGCAAAATCGTAAGTAGTCTGTATCGACTTGGTAAGATTGATGAAGCAAGTTCGATTCTTCATCGAATGGCAAATATTGATCCTATTGCAGCTCATGCACACTCTATAGAATTGCCCAAGTCTGATTTGAGACATCATGAAACTAAAAAAATTGTGGATTCTTTTGACGAAAAGGCCATGAGCATCCCTATGTCGAACAATATTGTATATAATATTGCAATTACAGGATTATGCAAGTCTAAGAACATTGATGATGTCAGAAGGATTTTGTCTGATTTGTTACTTAGAGGCTTTCGTCCTGATAATTATACGTATTGTTCTCTTATTCATGCTTGCTCTGCTGTCGGTAAGGTCAATGAAGCCTTTTGTCTAAGAGATGACATGATAAATGCAGGTCTTGTTCCAAATATTGTGGTGTACAATGCTCTTATAAATGGTTTATGCAAGTCAGGGAATCTGGATCGAGCTAAGCGACTGTTCCATAAACTGGCTCAAAAGGGTTTATCACCGACCGTTGTTACATATAACATTCTCATCGATGGATATTGCAAGGGTGGTAGAACAATAGATGCTCTCAAACTTAAGAATAAAATGAGAGAAGAAGGCCTTTCTCCCTCTTCTATTACCTATTCTACCTTGATTCATGGTCTTGATAAGGAAggaaaatctaaacaatctgtGGAGCTTTTGAATGAAATGATGAAGGCAGGGAAAGAGTCAAGTGTAATGGATCCACTTGTTGCTCGAGTTTACGTCAAATGGAGAGACAAGCTGTCTGAATTAGCTCCCTGA
- the LOC103503982 gene encoding probable calcium-binding protein CML41, with protein sequence MAISTIAIPFKWFTKTNFKLNFPLLHSKHKPISSKPPTPPPLAEVAFRHLDIDGDGKISGDELRSYFASIGEYMTWDGAQSVIGDFDKDGDELLELGDFERLVKGEEEEQEEDLKRAFEMFEGEKGCGFIGATGLQKMFGRLGYVKSKEDCMAMIKVFDVDGDGVIDYHEFLRMMT encoded by the coding sequence ATGGCCATTTCGACCATTGCCATTCCCTTCAAATGGTTTACCAAAACCAATTTCAAGCTCAATTTCCCTCTCCTTCACTCCAAACACAAACCAATTTCCTCTAAACCTCCTACGCCACCGCCCCTTGCCGAGGTTGCTTTTCGCCATCTCGACATCGATGGAGATGGAAAAATCTCCGGCGATGAGCTACGATCCTACTTCGCATCGATAGGGGAGTACATGACATGGGATGGTGCTCAAAGTGTGATTGGAGATTTTGACAAAGACGGTGACGAGTTACTAGAGCTTGGAGATTTTGAGCGACTGGTAAAGGGAGAGGAGGAGGAGCAAGAGGAGGATTTGAAAAGGGCTTTTGAGATGTTTGAAGGTGAAAAGGGATGTGGATTCATTGGGGCAACGGGATTGCAGAAGATGTTTGGGAGGCTTGGATACGTGAAATCAAAAGAAGACTGCATGGCTATGATCAAAGTGTTTGATGTTGATGGCGATGGTGTAATTGATTATCATGAATTTCTTAGAATGATGACTTGA
- the LOC103504039 gene encoding L10-interacting MYB domain-containing protein-like → MPETAKFRAKGLQNADQLDILFKDIEVTEDGAWAPSQGFVPQSTEGNSSRYVGENDDTYKDMEHNNTEYSIHTVEDYTQGKGKKRKRIGSKGNVANKLCNQLERVCGSIDNRRRDLPGCSIFEVMNVLWDIHELIKGDELFMKAADIFTKMENREIFVALQEPEIQVAWLKQKKV, encoded by the coding sequence ATGCCTGAGACAGCAAAATTTCGAGCAAAGGGGTTACAAAATGCAGACCAATTAGATATTCTTTTTAAAGATATTGAAGTTACGGAAGATGGAGCATGGGCTCCATCTCAAGGATTTGTACCTCAAAGTACTGAAGGCAATTCATCTAGATATGTAGGAGAAAATGATGATACATATAAGGATATGGAGCATAATAATACGGAATATTCGATACATACTGTTGAGGATTACACTCAagggaaaggaaagaaaagaaaaagaataggaTCAAAAGGTAATGTTGCAAATAAACTTTGTAATCAGTTGGAACGTGTGTGTGGATCAATAGATAATAGGAGAAGAGATCTTCCAGGTTGTAGTATTTTTGAAGTGATGAATGTTTTATGGGACATACATGAACTTATAAAAGGTGATGAACTTTTCATGAAAGCTGCAGATATCTttacaaaaatggaaaatagaGAAATATTTGTAGCGCTACAAGAACCTGAGATTCAAGTTGCATGGTTGAAGCAAAAGAAAGTTTGA